From one Mya arenaria isolate MELC-2E11 chromosome 4, ASM2691426v1 genomic stretch:
- the LOC128230321 gene encoding radial spoke head 14 homolog gives MALTVISAKYPPHIDPSKTPLAYGDRALPRLNRELKDANLLTRQRAVMSLCDHLHDPEHIAEALNVGIAESLKNLLTDTDTTVRQKSTECLFVIGCHAIGRDAFLEHNIIPPVAKLFDDKIDIARKNAHKAIEMISETPPGAEGIVQADLIGTLVNKLKTEVEEIKLLILDTLHFCMRVDTGKALKADAMTVFTSLLKHNDPAIRAKAARDIMDLSAPLEGKNKAVEVGCVAELVKLLADSSPDVKANAAGALMIITITTKGKYTALESTAIPPLVTLVDDPTSEVRANSLKALTCLSEAPEGRKTLLEHVDKIKVHLNDEIPAVARAAQIAVRVIEWKP, from the exons ATGGCACTGACCGTGATTTCGGCAAAATATCCACCTCACATTGATCCGTCAAAAACGCCACTGGCCTATGGGGACAGAGCGTTACCTCGATTG aatAGAGAATTGAAGGATGCAAACCTTTTGACCAGACAGCGTGCAGTGATGTCATTATGTGACCATCTTCATGACCCAGAGCACATTGCTGAAGCACTGAATGTTG GAATTGCAGAAAGTTTGAAAAATCTTCTTACAGACACTGACACAACAGTTCGACAAAAGTCAACAGAATGCCTCTTTGTTATCGGGT GTCATGCAATAGGTCGTGACGCATTCCTTGAACACAACATCATTCCACCGGTGGCGAAATTATTCGATGACAAAATTgatattgcaagaaaaaatgctcACAAGGCTATTGAAATGATTTCTGAGACGCCACCAG GTGCAGAGGGAATTGTGCAGGCAGACTTGATTGGCACACTGGTAAACAAGCTGAAGACTGAAGTAGAGGAAATCAAG TTACTGATCCTGGACACCCTGCACTTTTGTATGCGAGTGGACACAGGGAAAGCCCTGAAGGCGGACGCCATGACAGTGTTCACATCTCTCCTTAAACACAATGACCCAGCTATCCGAGCCAAGGCTGCTAGAGATATTATGGATCTTAG TGCCCCATTGGAGGGTAAGAACAAGGCAGTGGAGGTGGGTTGTGTTGCAGAGCTGGTCAAACTTCTCGCTGACTCCTCTCCAGACGTGAAGGCCAATGCTGCTGGTGCTCTCATGAT AATCACAATAACAACAAAGGGAAAGTACACAGCACTGGAGTCCACTGCCATTCCTCCCCTTGTTACTTTAGTGGATGACCCAACCAGTGAAGTACGGGCAAACTCTCTTAAG GCCCTCACTTGTTTATCTGAGGCACCAGAAGGCAGGAAAACTCTGCTGGAACACGTTGATAAG